The Canis lupus dingo isolate Sandy chromosome 11, ASM325472v2, whole genome shotgun sequence genome includes a region encoding these proteins:
- the TLN1 gene encoding talin-1 isoform X2, with amino-acid sequence MVALSLKISIGNVVKTMQFEPSTMVYDACRIIRERIPEALAGPPSDFGLFLSDDDPKKGIWLEAGKALDYYMLRNGDTMEYRKKQRPLKIRMLDGTVKTIMVDDSKTVTDMLMTICARIGITNHDEYSLVRELMEEKKEEVTGTLRKDKTLLRDEKKMEKLKQKLHTDDELNWLDHGRTLREQGVEEHETLLLRRKFFYSDQNVDSRDPVQLNLLYVQARDDILNGSHPVSFDKACEFAGFQCQIQFGPHNEQKHKAGFLDLKDFLPKEYVKQKGERKIFQAHKNCGQMSEIEAKVRYVKLARSLKTYGVSFFLVKEKMKGKNKLVPRLLGITKECVMRVDEKTKEVIQEWSLTNIKRWAASPKSFTLDFGDYQDGYYSVQTTEGEQIAQLIAGYIDIILKKKKSKDHFGLEGDEESTMLEDSVSPKKSTVLQQQYNRVGKVEHGSVALPAIMRSGASGPENFQMGSMPPAQQQITSGQMHRGHMPPLTSAQQALTGTINSSMQAVQAAQATLDDFDTLPPLGQDAASKAWRKNKMDESKHEIHSQVDAITAGTASVVNLTAGDPAETDYTAVGCAVTTISSNLTEMSRGVKLLAALLEDEGGSGRPLLQAAKGLAGAVSELLRSAQPASAEPRQNLLQAAGNVGQASGELLQQIGESDTDPHFQDVLMQLAKAVASAAAALVLKAKSVAQRTEDSGLQSQVIAAATQCALSTSQLVACTKVVAPTISSPVCQEQLVEAGRLVAKAVEGCVSASQAATEDGQLLRGVGAAATAVTQALNELLQHVKAHATGAGPAGRYDQATDTILTVTENIFSSMGDAGEMVRQARILAQATSDLVNAIKADAEGESDLENSRKLLSAAKILADATAKMVEAAKGAAAHPDSEEQQQRLREAAEGLRMATNAAAQNAIKKKLVQRLEHAAKQAAASATQTIAAAQHAASTPKASAGPQPLLVQSCKAVAEQIPLLVQGVRGSQAQPDSPSAQLALIAASQSFLQPGGKMVAAAKASVPTIQDQASAMQLSQCAKNLGTALAELRTAAQKAQEACGPLEMDSALSVVQNLERDLQEVKAAARDGKLKPLPGETMEKCAQDLGNSTKAVSSAIAQLLGEVAQGNENYAGIAARDVAGGLRSLAQAARGVAALTSDPAVQAIVLDTASDVLDKASSLIEEAKKAAGHPGDPESQQRLAQVAKAVTQALNRCVSCLPGQRDVDNALRAVGDASKRLLSDSLPPSTGTFQEAQSRLNEAAAGLNQAATELVQASRGTPQDLARASGRFGQDFSTFLEAGVEMAGQAPSQEDRAQVVSNLKGISMSSSKLLLAAKALSTDPAAPNLKSQLAAAARAVTDSINQLITMCTQQAPGQKECDNALRELETVRELLENPVQPINDMSYFGCLDSVMENSKVLGEAMTGISQNAKNGNLPEFGEAIATASKALCGFTEAAAQAAYLVGVSDPNSQAGQQGLVEPTQFARANQAIQMACQSLGEPGCTQAQVLSAATIVAKHTSALCNSCRLASARTANPTAKRQFVQSAKEVANSTANLVKTIKALDGAFTEENRAQCRAATAPLLEAVDNLSAFASNPEFSSIPAQISPEGRAAMEPIVISAKTMLESAGGLIQTARALAVNPRDPPRWSVLAGHSRTVSDSIKKLITSMRDKAPGQLECETAIAALNSCLRDLDQASLAAVSQQLAPREGISQEALHTQMLTAVQEISHLIEPLASAARAEASQLGHKVSQMAQYFEPLTLAAVGAASKTLSHPQQMALLDQTRTLAESALQLLYTAKEAGGNPKQAAHTQEALEEAVQMMTEAVEDLTTTLNEAASAAGVVGGMVDSITQAINQLDEGPMGEPEGSFVDYQTTMVRTAKAIAVTVQEMVTKSNTSPEELGPLANQLTSDYGRLASQAKPAAVAAENEEIGAHIKHRVQELGHGCAALVTKAGALQCSPSDAYTKKELIECARRVSEKVSHVLAALQAGNRGTQACITAASAVSGIIADLDTTIMFATAGTLNREGAETFADHREGILKTAKVLVEDTKVLVQNAAGSQEKLAQAAQSSVATITRLADVVKLGAASLGAEDPETQVVLINAVKDVAKALGDLISATKAAAGKVGDDPAVWQLKNSAKVMVTNVTSLLKTVKAVEDEATKGTRALEATTEHIRQELAVFCSPEPPAKTSTPEDFIRMTKGITMATAKAVAAGNSCRQEDVIATANLSRRAIADMLRACKEAAYHPEVAPDVRLRALHYGRECANGYLELLDHVLLTLQKPSPELKQQLTGHSKRVAGSVTELIQAAEAMKGTEWVDPEDPTVIAENELLGAAAAIEAAAKKLEQLKPRAKPKEADESLNFEEQILEAAKSIAAATSALVKAASAAQRELVAQGKVGAIPANALDDGQWSQGLISAARMVAAATNNLCEAANAAVQGHASQEKLISSAKQVAASTAQLLVACKVKADQDSEAMKRLQAAGNAVKRASDNLVKAAQKAAAFEDQENETVVVKEKMVGGIAQIIAAQEEMLRKERELEEARKKLAQIRQQQYKFLPSELRDEH; translated from the exons ATGGTTGCACTTTCGCTGAAGATCAGCATTGGGAATGTGGTGAAGACCATGCAGTTTGAGCCATCCACCATGGTGTATGATGCCTGTCGCATCATTCGTGAGCGCATCCCAGAGGCCCTGGCTGGCCCTC CCAGCGACTTTGGGCTATTCCTGTCAGATGATGACCCCAAAAAAGGTATATGGCTGGAGGCCGGGAAAGCTTTGGATTACTACATGCTCCGCAATGGG GACACCATGGAGTACAGGAAGAAACAGAGGCCCCTGAAAATCCGTATGCTCGATGGAACTGTGAAGACTATCATGGTGGATGACTCTAAGACTGTCACCGACATGCTCATGACCATCTGTGCCCGCATTG GCATCACCAACCATGATGAATATTCCCTGGTTCGAGAGCtgatggaagagaaaaaggaggaggtaaCAGGAACCTTACGAAAAGATAAGACACTGCTGCGAGAtgaaaagaagatggagaaacTAAAGCAGAAGTTGCACACAGATGATGAGt TGAACTGGCTGGACCATGGCCGCACGCTGAGGGAACAGGGGGTGGAGGAGCATGAGACACTTCTGCTGCGGAGGAAGTTCTTCTACTCAGACCAGAATGTGGACTCCCGGGACCCTGTACAGCTGAACCTCCTTTATGTGCAG GCACGAGATGACATCCTCAATGGCTCCCACCCTGTCTCCTTCGACAAGGCCTGTGAGTTTGCTGGCTTCCAATGCCAGATCCAGTTTGGGCCCCACAATGAGCAGAAGCACAAGGCTGGCTTCCTTGA CCTGAAGGACTTCCTGCCCAAGGAGTATGTGAAGCAGAAGGGAGAGCGTAAGATCTTCCAG GCACACAAGAACTGTGGGCAGATGAGTGAGATCGAGGCCAAGGTTCGCTACGTGAAGCTAGCCCGTTCCCTCAAGACCTATGGTGTCTCCTTCTTTCTGGTGAAG gaaaagatgaaaggaaagaacaagCTGGTGCCTAGACTTCTGGGCATCACTAAGGAGTGTGTGATGCGGGTGGACGAGAAGACCAAAGAGGTGATCCAGGAATGGAGCCTCACCAACATCAAACGCTGGGCTGCCTCTCCCAAGAGCTTCACCCTG GACTTCGGGGACTACCAAGATGGCTACTACTCAGTACAGACGACAGAAGGGGAGCAGATCGCACAGCTCATCGCCGGCTACATCGATATCATCCTTAAGAAG AAAAAAAGCAAGGATCATTTTGGGCTGGAGGGAGACGAGGAGTCTACTATGCTGgaggactcagtttcccccaaaAA GTCGACAGTCCTCCAGCAGCAGTATAACCGGGTGGGGAAGGTGGAGCACGGCTCTGTGGCCCTGCCTGCTATCATGCGCTCTGGAGCCTCCGGTCCTGAAAATTTCCAGATGGGCAGCATGCCACCAGCCCAGCAGCAGATTACCAGTGGCCAGATGCACCGAGGACACATGCCCCCTTTG ACGTCAGCCCAGCAGGCACTCACTGGGACCATTAACTCCAGCATGCAGGCTGTGCAGGCTGCCCAGGCCACTCTGGATGACTTTGACACTCTGCCCCCTCTGGGCCAGGATGCT gcctCTAAGGCCTGGCGTAAGAACAAGATGGATGAATCAAAGCATGAGATCCACTCCCAGGTAGATGCCATCACAGCCGGTACTGCCTCTGTGGTGAACCTGACGGCGG gagACCCTGCAGAGACAGACTATACAGCCGTGGGCTGTGCGGTCACTACCATCTCCTCCAACCTCACGGAGATGTCCCGAGGCGTGAAGCTGCTGGCCGCCCTGCTGGAGGACGAAGGGGGCAGTGGCCGGCCCCTGCTACAGGCCGCCAAGGGCCTTGCCGGGGCGGTGTCAGAGCTGCTGCGCAGCGCCCAGCCAGCCAGCGCTGAG CCCCGTCAGAACCTGCTGCAAGCAGCTGGGAACGTGGGCCAGGCCAGTGGGGAGTTGTTGCAGCAAATTGGGGAAAGTGATACTGACCCCCACTTCCAG GATGTACTAATGCAGCTGGCTAAGGCTGTGGCAAGTGCCGCAGCTGCCTTGGTCCTCAAGGCCAAGAGCGTGGCCCAGCGGACAGAGGACTCGGGGCTTCAGAGCCAGGTCATTGCTGCAGCAACACAGTGCGCCTTGTCCACCTCCCAGCTGGTGGCCTGCACCAAG GTGGTAGCACCTACAATCAGCTCACCTGTCTGCCAGGAGCAGCTGGTGGAGGCCGGACGCCTGGTGGCCAAAGCCGTGGAAGGCTGTGTATCTGCCTCCCAGGCAGCCACAGAAGATGGGCAGCTGCTGCGGGGGGTAGGAGCAGCGGCCACAGCTGTCACCCAGGCCCTGAATGAGCTGCTGCAGCATGTTAAGGCCCACGCCACAGGGGCCGGGCCTGCTGGCCGTTACGACCAGGCCACTGACACCATCCTCACAGTCACCGAGAACATCTTCAGTTCTATGGGCGATGCTG GTGAGATGGTACGACAGGCCCGCATCTTAGCCCAAGCCACATCTGACCTGGTCAATGCCATCAAGGCTGATGCCGAGGGGGAGAGTGATCTGGAGAATTCTCGCAAGCTATTAAGCGCTGCTAAGATCCTGGCTGATGCCACAGCCAAGATGGTGGAGGCTGCCAAG GGAGCAGCTGCCCACCCTGACAGTGAAGAACAACAGCAGCGGCTGCGGGAGGCAGCCGAGGGCCTGCGCATGGCGACCAATGCAGCTGCACAGAATGCCATCAAGAAGAAGCTGGTGCAGCGCCTGGAG CATGCAGCCAAACAGGCTGCGGCCTCAGCTACACAGACCATTGCTGCAGCCCAGCACGCAGCCTCCACCCCCAAGGCCTCTgccggcccccagcccctgctggtGCAGAGCTGCAAG GCTGTGGCAGAACAGATTCCACTGCTGGTGCAGGGCGTCCGAGGGAGCCAGGCTCAGCCTGACAGTCCCAGTGCTCAGCTGGCCCTCATTGCTGCAAGCCAGAGCTTTCTACAG CCAGGTGGGAAGATGGTGGCTGCTGCAAAAGCGTCAGTGCCAACAATTCAGGACCAGGCTTCGGCCATGCAGCTGAGTCAGTGTGCCAAAAACCTTGGTACTGCATTGGCTGAACTTCGTACTGCTGCCCAGAAG GCTCAGGAAGCGTGTGGGCCTTTGGAAATGgattctgcactgagcgtggTACAGAACCTCGAGAGAGACCTGCAGGAAGTGAAGGCAGCAGCTCGAGATGGCAAGCTTAAGCCCTTACCTGGGGAGACC ATGGAGAAATGTGCCCAGGACCTGGGTAACAGCACCAAAGCAGTGAGCTCTGCCATTGCCCAGCTGCTGGGGGAGGTTGCCCAGGGCAATGAGAATTACGCAG GGATCGCCGCTCGGGATGTGGCAGGTGGGCTGCGGTCACTGGCCCAGGCTGCTCGGGGTGTAGCTGCCCTGACGTCAGATCCTGCAGTGCAGGCCATTGTGCTTGACACAGCCAGCGATGTTCTGGACAAGGCCAGCAGCCTCATCGAGGAAGCAAAAAAGGCAGCTGGCCATCCAGGGGACCCCGAGAGCCAGCAACGGCTTGCCCAG GTGGCTAAAGCTGTGACTCAGGCCCTGAACCGCTGTGTCAGCTGCCTTCCTGGCCAGCGAGATGTGGACAATGCCCTGCGAGCGGTGGGAGATGCCAGCAAGCGGCTCCTGAGTGACTCG CTTCCACCCAGCACCGGGACATTTCAAGAAGCTCAGAGCCGGTTGAATGAGGCTGCCGCTGGGCTGAACCAGGCAGCCACAGAACTGGTACAAGCTTCTCGGGGAACCCCTCAGGACCTGGCTCGAGCCTCAGGTCGATTTGGACAGGACTTCAGCACCTTCCTGGAAGCTGGTGTGGAGATGGCAGGACAGGCCCCG AGCCAGGAGGACCGGGCCCAAGTCGTGTCCAACTTGAAGGGCATCTCTATGTCTTCGAGCAAACTTCTTCTGGCTGCCAAGGCCCTGTCCACAGACCCTGCCGCCCCCAACCTCAAGAGTCAGCTGGCTGCAGCTGCCCG GGCGGTAACTGACAGCATCAACCAGCTCATCACCATGTGCACCCAGCAGGCACCAGGCCAGAAGGAGTGTGACAATGCCCTGCGGGAATTGGAG ACAGTCCGGGAACTCCTAGAGAACCCAGTTCAGCCCATCAATGATATGTCCTACTTTGGCTGCCTAGACAGTGTGATGGAGAACTCAAAG GTACTAGGTGAGGCCATGACTGGCATCTCCCAGAATGCCAAGAACGGGAACCTGCCAGAATTTGGGGAGGCCATTGCCACAGCCTCCAAGGCCCTCTGTGGCTTCACCGAGGCAGCTGCACAG GCTGCATATCTGGTAGGTGTCTCCGATCCCAACAGCCAAGCTGGGCAACAAGGATTGGTAGAGCCCACACAGTTCGCCCGTGCAAACCAGGCAATCCAGATGGCCTGTCAGAGTTTGGGGGAGCCTGGCTGTACACAGGCCCAG GTGCTCTCTGCAGCCACCATCGTGGCCAAGCACACCTCTGCGCTGTGTAACAGCTGCCGTCTAGCTTCTGCTCGGACTGCCAACCCTACCGCCAAGCGCCAGTTTGTACAATCTGCCAAGGAGGTGGCCAACAGCACAGCCAATCTTGTCAAGACTATCAAG GCACTTGACGGAGCTTTCACAGAAGAGAACCGTGCTCAGTGCCGAGCAGCAACAGCCCCTCTGCTGGAGGCTGTGGACAATCTGAGTGCCTTTGCATCCAACCCTGAGTTCTCCAGCATTCCTGCCCAGATCAGCCCTGAG GGCCGGGCTGCCATGGAGCCCATTGTGATCTCTGCCAAGACAATGTTGGAGAGTGCCGGAGGACTAATCCAGACCGCTCGAGCCCTAGCAGTCAATCCCCGGGACCCCCCGCGCTGGTCAGTGCTGGCTGGCCACTCCCGTACTGTCTCGGACTCCATCAAGAAGCTCATTACAAGCATGAG GGACAAGGCTCCAGGGCAGCTGGAGTGCGAGACAGCCATTGCAGCTCTAAACAGCTGTCTACGGGACCTAGACCAGGCTTCCCTTGCTGCAGTCAGCCAACAACTTGCTCCCCGTGAAGGCATCTCTCAAGAG GCCTTGCACACTCAGATGCTCACTGCAGTGCAGGAGATCTCCCACCTTATTGAGCCACTGGCCAGTGCTGCGCGGGCTGAAGCCTCCCAGCTGGGACACAAG GTGTCCCAGATGGCCCAATACTTTGAGCCACTCACACTGGCTGCAGTGGGTGCTGCCTCCAAGACCCTGAGCCACCCGCAGCAGATGGCACTCCTGGACCAGACTAGAACCTTGGCAGAGTCTGCCTTGCAGTTGCTGTACACGGCCAAGGAGGCTGGCGGGAACCCCAAG CAAGCAGCTCACACCCAGGAAGCCCTGGAGGAGGCTGTACAGATGATGACAGAGGCCGTAGAGGACCTAACAACAACCCTCAATGAAGCAGCCAGTGCTGCTGGGGTTGTTGGCGGCATGGTGGACTCCATCACCCAGGCCATCAACCAG CTAGATGAAGGACCAATGGGTGAACCAGAAGGTTCCTTTGTGGATTACCAAACAACTATGGTGCGGACAGCCAAGGCCATTGCTGTCACTGTTCAAGAGATG GTAACCAAGTCAAACACCAGCCCTGAGGAGCTAGGCCCtcttgctaatcagctgaccagTGACTATGGCCGCCTGGCCTCACAGGCCAAGCCTGCAGCTGTGGCTGCTGAGAACGAAGAG ATAGGTGCCCACATCAAGCACCGGGTGCAAGAGCTGGGGCATGGCTGTGCTGCTCTGGTCACCAAGGCAGGCGCCCTGCAGTGCAGCCCCAGCGACGCCTATACCAAGAAGGAGCTCATAGAGTGTGCCCGGAGAGTCTCTGAGAAG GTCTCCCACGTGCTGGCTGCGCTCCAGGCTGGGAACCGTGGCACGCAGGCCTGCATCACTGCAGCCAGCGCCGTATCTGGCATCATTGCCGACCTTGACACCACCATCATGTTCGCTACAGCTGGTACCCTCAATCGCGAGGGTGCTGAAACTTTCGCCGACCACCG GGAGGGCATCCTGAAGACCGCAAAGGTGCTGGTGGAAGACACCAAGGTCCTGGTGCAGAACGCAGCCGGGAGCCAGGAGAAGTTAGCACAGGCTGCCCAGTCCTCCGTGGCCACCATCACACGGCTTGCTGATGTGGTCAAGCTGGGTGCAGCCAGCCTGGGAGCCGAGGACCCCGAGACACAG GTAGTGCTGATCAATGCAGTGAAAGATGTGGCCAAAGCCCTGGGAGACCTCATCAGCGCCACAAAGGCTGCAGCTGGCAAAGTTGGGGACGACCCTGCTGTGTGGCAGCTCAAGAACTCTGCCAAG GTGATGGTGACCAATGTGACATCACTGCTTAAGACTGTGAAAGCCGTGGAAGATGAGGCTACCAAAGGCACACGGGCCCTGGAGGCAACCACAGAACACATACGGCAGGAGCTGGCG GTCTTCTGTTCCCCAGAGCCACCTGCTAAGACCTCTACCCCAGAAGATTTTATTCGCATGACCAAGGGTATCACCATGGCAACAGCCAAGGCTGTTGCTGCTGGCAACTCCTGTCGCCAAGAGGACGTCATCGCCACAGCCAATCTCAGTCGTCGTGCTATCGCAGATATGCTTCGCGCTTGCAAG GAAGCAGCTTACCACCCAGAAGTGGCCCCTGATGTGCGGCTTCGAGCCTTGCACTATGGCCGGGAGTGTGCCAATGGCTACCTGGAGCTGCTGGACCATGTGCTGCTG ACCCTGCAGAAGCCAAGCCCAGAGCTGAAGCAGCAATTGACAGGACACTCCAAGCGTGTGGCTGGTTCGGTCACTGAGCTCATCCAGGCTGCTGAGGCCATGAAGG GAACAGAATGGGTGGACCCAGAGGACCCCACGGTCATCGCTGAGAATGAACTCCTGGGAGCTGCAGCCGCCATAGAGGCCGCAGCCAAAAAGCTAGAGCAGCTGAAGCCTCGGGCCAAACCCAAG GAGGCAGATGAGTCCTTAAACTTTGAGGAGCAGATACTGGAGGCTGCCAAGTCCATCGCGGCAGCCACCAGCGCCCTGGTAAAGGCAGCATCCGCTGCCCAGAGGGAACTAGTGGCCCAAGGGAAG GTGGGTGCCATTCCAGCCAATGCACTGGATGATGGGCAGTGGTCCCAAGGCCTCATTTCTGCT GCCCGGATGGTGGCTGCAGCCACCAACAATTTGTGTGAAGCCGCCAATGCAGCTGTACAAGGCCATGCCAGCCAGGAGAAGCTTATCTCATCAGCCAAGCAGGTGGCTGCCTCCACAGCCCAGCTCCTTGTCGCCTGCAAGGTCAAGGCTGACCAGGACTCTGAGGCAATGAAACGACTTCAG GCTGCTGGCAATGCAGTGAAGCGAGCCTCGGATAACCTGGTGAAGGCAGCACAGAAGGCTGCAGCCTTTGAAGACCAAGAGAACGAGACAGTGGTAGTGAAGGAGAAAATGGTTGGGGGCATTGCCCAG ATCATTGCTGCACAGGAAGAGATGCTTCGGAAGGAACGAGAGCTGGAAGAGGCGCGGAAGAAGCTGGCACAGATTCGGCAACAGCAGTACAAGTTCCTGCCTTCAGAGCTTCGGGATGAGCACTAG